The DNA region ATCGACCGCGTCGAGCGCACCGGTGCGACCGGTGCGACCGCGGCCGTCTACTCGATCCACGGCGGCGGCATGATGTTCGGCCACCACCTCGGGAACCTCGAATCGTTCGACGACTGGCTGCTCGACCACGACGTGGTCCTCGTCAGCGTCGACTACCGCCTCGCACCCGAGTACCCCGATCCGTACCCGGTGGAGGACTGCTACGCCGGTCTCGTCTGGGTGGCGGCGCACGCCGACGAGCTCGGCATCGACCCGGCACGGATCGTCATCGCGGGGCAGAGCGCCGGCGGTGGACTCGCCGTGGGGACGGCCCTGCTCGCCCGTGACCGGCAGGGTCCCGACCTGATGGCGCAGATCCTGGTGTCACCCATGCTCGACGACCGTGACGACACCGTCTCGACCCAGCAGATCGACGGCGTCGGGGTCGCCGACCGCCAGATGAACCGTTTCGCGTGGGACGCGTACCTCGGACCACGCCGCGCCACCCCTGACGTCTCGGAGTACGCCGCTCCGGCTCGTGCTGCAGACCTGTCGGCGCTGCCGCGCACCTACATCGACTGCGGCAGTGCTGAGGTCTTCCGCGACGAGGACGTCGCCTTCGCGAGCCGCCTCTGGGCAGCGGGGGTCGACGCGGAGCTCCACGTCTGGCCCGGTGCCTTCCACGGGTTCACGAGCATGGTGCCCGACGCCGCCATCTCGAGGACCGCGACCGCGGCCCTCGCGGACTGGACCCGACGACTGCTCGGCGATCCTTCGCCGATCGAACGCGCAGCCGGGCGCCAGGACGGATCTCTGGACGGCGTGTCTCGGTAGACGTCCCCACGAGCGGGACAGGAGGCCCGGTGCTACCTGGCACCGGGCCTCCCGTCCCGGCCGGTGTCACCAGGCGATCAGCGGACGAGCCGGACGGTCGTCCCGATCGGGCCGAAGCTCGACGTCGCGCCGTCGGCGACGAAGCCGTTCCGGCGGTAGAACGAGTGCGCTCGCGGGTTGTCGGCCGCGACCCAGAGCGAAGCCGGACGGCCCTCGAGGACGGCGTCCAGGAGTGCCTGGCCAGCACCGCTCCCGTGAGCGCACGCCAGCACGTAGAGCATGCTGAGCTCTTCCGGCCGGACCGCATCGGGTTCGGTCACGACGTGTGCCGCGGCGAAGCCGATGATCCCGATCTCGCCCTCGGCGATCAGGGTCGCGAAGGTCTCGTGTTCCAGGTTCGATCGCCACATCGTGATCCGTCGCTCGACGTCGAACCACGGGTTGGTGGCCGGGTCGTCCACGAACCGGCCGTACGTCTCACGCCAGGACGTGGTGTGGACG from Curtobacterium sp. MCJR17_020 includes:
- a CDS encoding alpha/beta hydrolase, producing the protein MSDTIIRPPFDPELATFLAALEARGPFTLTAEMLPRMRQLDVPEDVVDERLRSRGYQRRNVTVPGYHGDPIDLAIIDRVERTGATGATAAVYSIHGGGMMFGHHLGNLESFDDWLLDHDVVLVSVDYRLAPEYPDPYPVEDCYAGLVWVAAHADELGIDPARIVIAGQSAGGGLAVGTALLARDRQGPDLMAQILVSPMLDDRDDTVSTQQIDGVGVADRQMNRFAWDAYLGPRRATPDVSEYAAPARAADLSALPRTYIDCGSAEVFRDEDVAFASRLWAAGVDAELHVWPGAFHGFTSMVPDAAISRTATAALADWTRRLLGDPSPIERAAGRQDGSLDGVSR
- a CDS encoding GNAT family N-acetyltransferase, with amino-acid sequence MMIRHATVDDAESIAHVHTTSWRETYGRFVDDPATNPWFDVERRITMWRSNLEHETFATLIAEGEIGIIGFAAAHVVTEPDAVRPEELSMLYVLACAHGSGAGQALLDAVLEGRPASLWVAADNPRAHSFYRRNGFVADGATSSFGPIGTTVRLVR